From Medicago truncatula cultivar Jemalong A17 chromosome 7, MtrunA17r5.0-ANR, whole genome shotgun sequence, a single genomic window includes:
- the LOC11437158 gene encoding uncharacterized protein, protein MSSVLPTILPYPNPNFIVTITKEEFILFHSVDRKLFSRLVVELGRDTSQSIHVMAFIMWIERKSKKCNLVEEILQSWPNVMLSNLADEVVVILNCIEISHYPNTFVGQSNLPLIQHILCRNLTLEFFHKKRLEVINDVTKLINDVCVIAFEDIIEQVQYTMAIKMQQQMLYSYPNNIGMVPQQIQPDVREILANLNLDDIYACDSSIVAPNDDKRNEIKQPIDDRTIFMTFSKGYPIYESELREFITRKFGYIIDKLIMQKPNSPEQSMYARLVVRPEAIDVIDHFLEYKPIMKFSINGKHVWARKYIPKLPPPFEPGTSQYFP, encoded by the exons ATGTCTTCCGTTCTACCAACCATTCTTCCATATCCAAACCCAAATTTCATTGTGACTATCACCAAAGAAGAGTTCATCCTATTTCACAGTGTTGATCGGAAACTTTTCTCTCGTTTGGTTGTAGAGCTTGGTCGTGATACCTCTCAGTCGATACATGTAATGGCTTTCATAATGTGGATCGAGAGGAAatcaaaaaaatgtaatttagtaGAAGAGATTCTTCAAAGTTGGCCAAATGTTATGCTAAGCAACCTTGCTGATGAGGTTGTTGTCATCCTGAATTGCATCGAAATTTCTCATTACCCTAACACTTTTGTAGGCCAATCAAATTTGCCATTGATTCAACACATATTGTGCCGCAATTTGACACTTgagttttttcataaaaaacgCCTCGAAGTAATCAATGATGTCACCAAGTTAATCAATGATGTGTGTGTTATAGCTTTTGAGGATATTATTGAACAAGTTCAATATACTATGGCTATTAAGATGCAACAACAAATGTTGTATTCTTATCCCAACAATATTGGAATGGTGCCACAACAAATTCAACCAGATGTTAGGGAAATATTGGCCAATTTAAATTTGGATGATATTTATGCTTGTGATTCTAGTATTGTTGCGCCAAATGATGATAAGAGGAATGAGATCAAGCAGCCAATTGATGATAGGACCATTTTCATGACATTTTCTAAAGGTTATCCTATCTATGAGAGTGAACTTAGAGAGTTCATTACCAG AAAATTCGGATACATCATCGATAAGCTTATCATGCAAAAACCTAATTCACCAGAGCAGTCGATGTATGCACGTCTTGTGGTTCGCCCAGAAGCTATAGATGTGATTGACCATTTTCTTGAATATAAGCCAATAATGAAGTTCTCCATTAATG